Within the Sebaldella sp. S0638 genome, the region TGTTTTGAGACAGCCGATAAAATACCTGCCTTAAAACATTTTTTATTTCTAAAAATTTCAATTATTATTTATTTGCTCAAAAAAAATATCCATACCAAAACTAGAAATTTTGATACAGATATTCTGAATAATTTTTTAAAATAAGTAATTATAATTATCAATTATTACCTTTGCGAGTTTTTCTTCATTATGACGTACATACTCTCCCCTGAAATTAAGAAAGTTTCCTTGTATAATCTTTATCTTCATTTTCTCAAGCTCATTTCTCTGCTCTTTATTCAAATAAAGCGACTCGGCATTTCGTTTTGCATATTTCTCTACAAGGTAATCAGGTATTTTTTCTTTGTTTACTATTACCAAATCTACGACTTTTCTGTTATTACAGTGGTTGAATATAGCTTTCACATGATCGACTATATTTAGACCGTCTGTTTCGCCTTCCTGTGTCATTACATTAGCAATGTACATTTTCTTTGCTTTCGATTTTGCAATTGTCTCGCTTACTCTGTCAGTAAGCAGGTTTGGTATTATACTTGTATAAAGACTCCCCGGCCCTATGACTATGAGGTCTGCCTTTCCCAGCGCAGCTATAACATCTTCATACGGCTCCACATTCTCAGGCTGTAGATGTATTTTTTTTATTTTGCTTTTAGTTTCCAGTACCACAGGTGCAATTTTGGATTCTCCCGTTACTGTCTGACCGTTTTCAAGCTCTGCCACTATATTTACATCCTCAAGGGTAACAGGTAATACGCGTCCTTTTACTGCAAGTATATTCGAGATTTTCGTAACAGCAAGCTCAAAGTCTTCGTATGTTCCGTTTAATGCCGCAAGAAAAAGGTTTCCAAAACTCTGGTCTTTAAGACTTCCCTCTTTGAATCTGTACTGCATTATTTTCTGCATTTCAGGTTCTGCATTGGAAAGAGCTATTATACAGTTTCTTATATCCCCGGGAGGAAGCATTCCCATTTCTTCCCTGAGTATTCCCGAACTGCCGCCGTCATCTGCCATAGTCACTATTGCAGTGATATTATCAGTGTACTGTTTTAATCCCCGAAGCAGCATTGACTGCCCTGTTCCGCCGCCTACTACTACAATTCTGGGCCCTTTCTTATTTTTCTTCAGCCTTCTGTTTTGTCTGTATATATAATACAACGTCATTATATTTGCCAGTAATACTATGATTATCAATACTTCTAAAGTAATAGACATCTTTAATCTCACCTCTGAACATTATTTGCCTTTTGATACGCTTAAAAAATTATATCATATTCTCAGCCTAATCACTAACAAATTTCCCAAAAACAGCTATTTTCTAAATTTGTCCAGCAAATCTAAAAGTTCTTTTTTCTCTTTTTCAGAATATTTTTTGAATATTTCTCCAATATTTTCAAGATGATACGGAAAAATTCTGCTGATAATGTCTTTTCCTTTATCTGTAAGAGATATCATATACTTTCTCTGATCTTCTTTTGATTTTTCCTTTTTTATATATCCGTCTTTTCTCAGATTTTCTATTACTACTGTCATATTACCGCTTGTGGATAAAGTTTTCTCTATTATGTCATTAATGCATAAGTCCCCTTTATGATAGAGTATCTCCAAAACACCGAACTGCGGCATAGTCAGTCCGTATTCACTTATAAGTCTGGTCTGCTTTCTGTTAACAGCCTGCATTGTTCTGCTGAGGGCTATTATCATTCTCAGATCCAGCTGTTCTTCTTCATTATACATAAATTTCTCCCTGCCAGTGTTTCCCTGAAACATTGTATCTCACTAATTATTAGTTATAAACACTATTTACTAAATTTTTTATATTTTAAAAATACCACTAATTAGTGACAAAGTCAAGAATTAATTTACTTACCTTTTTAGGTATTCTGTAATTAATTTCATTGATTTTATTCAGTAAATAAATTATAATTCATTAAATAGTAAATTACAAAAATATACTTAATGAAAGTTTTATAAAGAAATATACCCTTATTTTCCATGCTATAGTTGTTATTCATTTTTTAAAACTAAAGAAATAAAATTAGAAAATACGACCTTACGATTATCAAAAATAAATCTGTTTCTTATATACTTCATTTAGAATTTTTCATTTTTTGGGAGGTTTTATGAATAAAAATATTAATTTTTTTTATACTGTAGTTCTTACTCTTTCACTTATGGTGATTGATTTTTTAAACTCATTTTTCGGTTTTTGCCTTATTATTTCTAGTTCAGGACTCAAAATACTTGTTTTCCCACTTTTTATTATTTCTTTTTTTCTTCACTTTAACATATTCTTATTTTATTTGAGTTCAAAAAAGTCATATTTATACTCTTTTGTAATTTTCCTTGCA harbors:
- the yvcK gene encoding gluconeogenesis factor YvcK family protein: MSITLEVLIIIVLLANIMTLYYIYRQNRRLKKNKKGPRIVVVGGGTGQSMLLRGLKQYTDNITAIVTMADDGGSSGILREEMGMLPPGDIRNCIIALSNAEPEMQKIMQYRFKEGSLKDQSFGNLFLAALNGTYEDFELAVTKISNILAVKGRVLPVTLEDVNIVAELENGQTVTGESKIAPVVLETKSKIKKIHLQPENVEPYEDVIAALGKADLIVIGPGSLYTSIIPNLLTDRVSETIAKSKAKKMYIANVMTQEGETDGLNIVDHVKAIFNHCNNRKVVDLVIVNKEKIPDYLVEKYAKRNAESLYLNKEQRNELEKMKIKIIQGNFLNFRGEYVRHNEEKLAKVIIDNYNYLF
- a CDS encoding MarR family winged helix-turn-helix transcriptional regulator is translated as MYNEEEQLDLRMIIALSRTMQAVNRKQTRLISEYGLTMPQFGVLEILYHKGDLCINDIIEKTLSTSGNMTVVIENLRKDGYIKKEKSKEDQRKYMISLTDKGKDIISRIFPYHLENIGEIFKKYSEKEKKELLDLLDKFRK